A genome region from Schistocerca americana isolate TAMUIC-IGC-003095 chromosome 1, iqSchAmer2.1, whole genome shotgun sequence includes the following:
- the LOC124584689 gene encoding uncharacterized protein LOC124584689 — protein sequence MNSETKAWGSGIKIEDYSLFDQGSRSTPFDSQQNGTTDVNPKGGSTYARHGNVKLSAFWPTRPQLWFTLAECIFRQRGVSNNIDKFNIVVSHLNLEVIEQVEETLSQQNYFVLKEALIQRYTLSPDLRLQKIFTYEDLGDKTPSQVLKALRTLASPELLPEESLRLIWLRKLPANIRAVIAAETDLPLQVLAKKVDTIANTLTEVSACSEFNYSQDRGPRTCGVMESDVSEPGTCNNTSQQQCSSTEPTILQLAAQVAKLNVQLTSHHQQLRSRSWKRGRNAIQQDLTDQWCWYHRRFGNTAR from the coding sequence atgaattcagagacaaaagcatggggcagtggaatcaagattgaagactacagtctgttcgaccaaggatcgcggtccacgccctttgattcgcAACAAAATGGAACGACAGATGTTAACCCAAAAGGTGGGagtacctacgcgcgacacggaaatgttaagctttccgcgttctggccgacgcgcccccagctttggtttacgctggctgaatgcatatttcggcagcgtggggtgtctaacaacattgacaaatttaatatagtggtttcacatctaaatttagaagtgatagagcaagtagaagaaaccttgtcgcaacaaaattactttgtgctaaaggaagctctcatacagcGTTATACGCtgtcaccagatttgcgactacaaaaaattttcacatacgaagatttgggcgacaagactccatcacaagtactcaaagccttacgtacATTAGCCAGCCCGGAACTTCTGcctgaagagtctttacgtctaatatggcttcgtaaacttcctgccaacatccgtgccgtcattgcagcagaaacagacttaccattgcaagtcttagcaaaaaaggtagacaccatcgcaaacaccttaaccgaagtttctgcatgttccgaattcaactacagccaggatagaggcccaagaacgtgtggtgtgatggaatctgacgtcagtgagccaggaacatgcaataatacttcccaacagcagtgctcatcgacAGAACCCACCATACTgcaactggcagcacaagtggcaaaactcaacgtgcaactaacttcacaccaccagcagctacgaagtcgcagttggaaaagaggaagaaatgctatccaacaggatttgacagatcaatggtgctggtaccacagacgcttcggCAACACTGCCCGTTaa